A genome region from Pseudomonas pergaminensis includes the following:
- the hisG gene encoding ATP phosphoribosyltransferase, whose amino-acid sequence MLTIALSKGRILDDTLPLLAEAGIVPTENPDKSRKLIIPTTQDDVRLLIVRATDVPTYVEHGAADLGVAGKDVLMEYGGQGLYEPLDLRIALCKLMTAGRVGDVEPKGRLRVATKFVNVAKRYYAEQGRQVDIIKLYGSMELAPLIGLADKIIDVVDTGNTLRANGLEPQEFIADISSRLIVNKASMKMQHARIQALIDTLRTAVESRHRG is encoded by the coding sequence ATGTTGACCATCGCACTGTCCAAGGGCCGCATCCTTGACGACACTTTGCCGCTTCTGGCTGAAGCGGGCATCGTGCCGACCGAGAATCCGGACAAGAGCCGCAAGCTGATCATCCCCACGACCCAGGACGACGTGCGCCTGTTGATCGTGCGGGCTACCGACGTGCCGACCTACGTTGAACATGGTGCGGCCGACCTCGGTGTTGCCGGTAAAGACGTGCTGATGGAATACGGCGGCCAGGGCCTGTACGAGCCATTGGACCTGCGTATCGCCCTGTGCAAGTTGATGACCGCTGGCCGTGTCGGTGATGTCGAGCCCAAAGGCCGCCTGCGCGTCGCGACCAAGTTCGTCAATGTTGCCAAGCGTTACTACGCCGAGCAAGGCCGCCAGGTCGACATCATCAAGCTCTACGGCTCGATGGAGCTGGCGCCGCTGATCGGCCTGGCCGACAAGATCATCGACGTGGTCGACACCGGTAACACCCTGCGTGCCAACGGTCTTGAGCCGCAAGAATTCATTGCCGACATCAGTTCCCGCCTGATCGTCAACAAAGCTTCGATGAAGATGCAGCATGCCCGTATCCAGGCGTTGATCGACACCCTGCGCACGGCAGTGGAGTCGCGACACCGCGGTTGA
- the hisD gene encoding histidinol dehydrogenase: MTTSTAIARLNAADPDFAHHLDHLLSWESVSDDSVNQRVLDIIKAVRERGDAALVDFTRQFDGLDVKSMADLILPRERLELALTRITAPQREALEVAAARVRSYHEKQKQDSWSYTEADGTVLGQKVTPLDRAGLYVPGGKASYPSSVLMNAIPAKVAGVTEVVMVVPTPRGEINELVLAAACIAGVDRVFTIGGAQAVAALAYGTESVPKVDKVVGPGNIYVATAKRHVFGQVGIDMIAGPSEILVVCDGQTDPDWIAMDLFSQAEHDEDAQAILVSPDAEFLDKVAASINKLLPTMERAEIIEKSINGRGALILVRDMEQAIEVANRIAPEHLELSVADPQAWLPSIRHAGAIFMGRHTSEALGDYCAGPNHVLPTSGTARFSSPLGVYDFQKRSSIIFCSPQGASELGKTASVLARGESLSAHARSAEYRILEEKGN, translated from the coding sequence ATGACCACGTCCACTGCAATTGCCCGACTCAACGCTGCCGACCCGGATTTCGCCCATCATCTGGATCATCTGCTGAGCTGGGAAAGCGTGTCCGACGATTCGGTCAACCAGCGGGTGCTCGACATCATCAAGGCCGTGCGCGAGCGCGGTGATGCGGCGCTGGTGGACTTCACCCGCCAGTTCGACGGCCTGGACGTCAAGTCCATGGCTGACCTGATCCTGCCCCGCGAACGCCTGGAACTGGCCCTGACGCGCATCACTGCGCCGCAGCGCGAAGCCCTGGAAGTGGCGGCGGCGCGCGTGCGCAGCTACCACGAAAAACAGAAACAGGATTCCTGGAGCTACACCGAGGCCGACGGCACGGTGCTGGGCCAGAAGGTCACCCCGCTGGACCGCGCCGGTCTGTACGTGCCGGGCGGCAAAGCTTCGTACCCCTCATCGGTGCTGATGAACGCGATCCCGGCCAAAGTGGCAGGCGTGACCGAAGTGGTCATGGTCGTGCCGACCCCGCGCGGTGAAATCAACGAACTGGTGTTGGCTGCAGCCTGCATCGCCGGTGTGGATCGCGTGTTCACCATCGGCGGCGCCCAAGCCGTTGCCGCCCTGGCGTACGGCACTGAAAGCGTGCCGAAGGTCGACAAAGTGGTCGGCCCAGGCAATATCTATGTCGCCACCGCCAAACGCCACGTATTTGGCCAGGTGGGCATCGACATGATCGCCGGCCCTTCGGAAATCCTGGTGGTATGCGACGGTCAGACCGACCCGGACTGGATCGCCATGGACCTGTTCTCCCAGGCCGAGCATGACGAAGATGCCCAGGCGATCCTGGTCAGCCCGGACGCCGAGTTCCTCGACAAGGTCGCGGCCAGCATCAATAAACTGCTGCCGACCATGGAGCGCGCCGAGATCATCGAGAAGTCGATCAATGGCCGTGGCGCGTTGATCCTGGTGCGCGACATGGAGCAAGCCATCGAAGTGGCCAACCGTATCGCGCCGGAGCACCTGGAGCTGTCCGTGGCCGACCCACAAGCCTGGCTGCCGTCGATTCGCCACGCGGGTGCGATCTTCATGGGCCGCCATACCAGCGAAGCCCTAGGGGACTACTGCGCGGGCCCGAACCACGTGCTGCCAACCTCCGGCACGGCGCGGTTCTCGTCGCCACTGGGGGTGTATGACTTCCAGAAGCGTTCGTCGATCATCTTCTGCTCGCCCCAGGGCGCTTCCGAGCTGGGCAAGACTGCTTCGGTGCTGGCCCGTGGTGAATCCCTGAGTGCCCACGCCCGCAGCGCCGAATACCGCATCCTTGAAGAGAAGGGGAACTGA
- the hisC gene encoding histidinol-phosphate transaminase translates to MSKFWSPFVKDLVPYVPGEQPKLTKLVKLNTNENPYGPSPKALAAMQAELNDNLRLYPDPNSDLLKQAVAKYYGIDAGKVFLGNGSDEVLAHIFHGLFQHDLPLLFPDISYSFYPVYCGLYGIKSAPVPLDEQFQIRVADYAKPNGGIIFPNPNAPTGCVLALDAVEQILKASPDSVVVVDEAYIDFGGETAISLVDRYPNLLVTQTLSKSRSLAGLRVGLAVGHPDLIEALERVKNSFNSYPLDRLAIVGAAAAFEDREYFEKTCRLVIDSREKVVAQLEAKGFEVLPSAANFIFARHPQHDAAGLAAKLREQGVIVRHFKQERIAQFLRISIGTPEQNQALIDGLGEL, encoded by the coding sequence ATGAGCAAATTCTGGAGCCCTTTCGTCAAGGACCTCGTGCCTTACGTGCCCGGCGAACAACCCAAGCTGACCAAGCTGGTCAAGCTCAACACCAATGAAAACCCCTACGGGCCATCGCCCAAGGCATTGGCGGCGATGCAGGCCGAGTTGAACGACAACCTGCGCCTGTACCCGGACCCCAACAGCGACCTGCTCAAGCAGGCGGTGGCCAAGTATTACGGGATCGATGCCGGCAAAGTGTTCCTTGGCAACGGTTCCGACGAAGTCCTCGCGCACATCTTCCACGGCCTGTTCCAGCACGATCTGCCGCTGCTGTTCCCGGATATCAGCTACAGCTTCTATCCGGTTTACTGCGGGCTCTATGGCATCAAGTCCGCTCCGGTGCCGCTGGACGAACAGTTCCAGATCCGCGTGGCGGATTACGCCAAGCCGAACGGCGGGATCATCTTCCCCAACCCGAACGCGCCCACCGGCTGCGTGCTGGCGCTGGACGCCGTGGAGCAGATCCTCAAGGCCAGCCCGGACTCGGTGGTGGTGGTCGATGAAGCCTATATCGACTTCGGCGGTGAAACCGCGATCAGCCTGGTGGACCGCTACCCGAACCTGCTGGTGACCCAGACCCTGTCCAAATCGCGCTCACTGGCTGGTTTGCGCGTGGGCCTGGCCGTGGGTCACCCGGACCTGATCGAAGCGCTGGAGCGGGTCAAGAACAGCTTCAACTCCTACCCGCTGGATCGCCTGGCGATTGTCGGCGCAGCGGCGGCGTTCGAGGATCGTGAGTACTTCGAGAAGACCTGCCGATTGGTTATCGATAGCCGTGAGAAAGTCGTGGCACAGTTGGAAGCCAAAGGCTTTGAAGTGTTGCCGTCGGCAGCCAACTTCATCTTTGCCCGTCACCCACAGCATGACGCGGCGGGCCTGGCGGCCAAGTTGCGTGAGCAAGGGGTGATTGTTCGTCACTTCAAGCAGGAGCGGATTGCCCAGTTCCTGCGGATCAGCATCGGCACGCCTGAGCAGAACCAGGCGTTGATCGATGGGCTCGGTGAGCTCTAG
- a CDS encoding uracil-xanthine permease family protein, which produces MQDEFNDPLWRQILSGAQMLFVAFGALVLMPLITGLDPNVALFTAGLGTLLFQVVTGRQVPVFLASSFAFITPIILAKGQFGLAATMGGVMAAGFVYTFLGLAVKIKGTGFIDRLLPPVVIGPVIISIGLAMAPIAANMAMGKAGDGTELIHYQTAMMISMPALLTTLIVAVFGKGIFRLVPIISGVLVGFAMSFYFGVVDTAKIAAAPWFALPHFTAPEFNWQAILFIVPVALAPAIEHIGGVIAVGSVTGRDYLKKPGLHRTLLGDGIATTAAGLFGGPPNTTYAEVTGAVMLTKNYNPKIMTWAAVFAISLAFIGKFGALLQSIPVPVMGGILCLLFGSIAAVGMNTLIRHKIDLGEARNLVIVSVTLVFGIGGVLVGTGTGPDDFGLKGIALCAVVAIGLNLLLPGNDGWKNKKPDEPLL; this is translated from the coding sequence ATGCAGGATGAATTCAACGACCCGCTTTGGCGCCAGATCCTGTCTGGCGCACAAATGCTCTTCGTAGCATTTGGCGCGCTGGTGTTGATGCCACTGATCACAGGTCTTGATCCAAACGTCGCACTGTTCACCGCAGGCCTGGGCACATTGTTGTTCCAGGTGGTGACAGGGCGGCAGGTGCCGGTCTTCCTGGCGTCGAGTTTTGCCTTCATCACCCCGATCATTCTCGCCAAGGGCCAGTTCGGCCTCGCGGCGACCATGGGCGGGGTGATGGCCGCCGGCTTCGTTTATACCTTCCTGGGCCTGGCCGTGAAGATCAAGGGCACCGGGTTTATCGACCGGCTGCTGCCGCCCGTGGTGATCGGGCCAGTGATTATCTCCATCGGCCTGGCCATGGCACCGATCGCCGCCAACATGGCGATGGGTAAAGCCGGTGACGGTACCGAGCTGATCCATTACCAGACGGCGATGATGATCTCGATGCCAGCACTGCTGACCACCTTGATCGTGGCGGTGTTCGGCAAGGGCATTTTCCGCCTGGTGCCGATCATCTCCGGCGTGCTGGTGGGCTTTGCCATGTCGTTCTACTTTGGCGTGGTCGACACGGCGAAGATCGCCGCCGCCCCCTGGTTTGCCCTGCCCCACTTCACCGCGCCGGAATTCAACTGGCAAGCGATCCTGTTTATCGTCCCGGTGGCCCTGGCCCCGGCGATCGAACATATCGGCGGTGTGATTGCAGTGGGCAGCGTGACTGGTCGCGACTACCTGAAGAAGCCAGGCCTGCACCGCACGTTGCTGGGTGACGGCATTGCCACCACGGCTGCCGGCCTGTTTGGCGGCCCGCCGAACACCACCTACGCCGAAGTGACCGGCGCGGTGATGCTGACCAAGAACTACAACCCGAAAATCATGACCTGGGCGGCAGTGTTTGCTATCAGCCTGGCGTTTATCGGTAAGTTCGGCGCATTGCTGCAGAGCATCCCGGTACCGGTGATGGGCGGGATCCTGTGCCTGCTGTTCGGCTCGATTGCCGCGGTGGGGATGAACACGCTGATCCGCCACAAGATCGACCTGGGCGAAGCTCGCAACCTGGTGATTGTGTCGGTGACCCTGGTGTTCGGGATTGGCGGTGTGCTGGTCGGCACCGGCACCGGCCCGGATGACTTCGGCCTCAAGGGCATTGCCCTGTGCGCGGTGGTGGCGATTGGCTTGAACCTGTTGCTGCCGGGCAATGATGGTTGGAAGAACAAGAAGCCGGATGAGCCGTTGCTGTAA
- the upp gene encoding uracil phosphoribosyltransferase has protein sequence MPTREIRHPLIRHKLGLMRRADISTKNFRELAQEVGALLTYEATKDLPLESYEIPGWAGPVQVEKIAGKKITVVPILRAGIGMLEGVLSLIPGAKVSAVGVARNEETLQAHTYLEKLVPEINERLAMIIDPMLATGSSMVATIDLLKKAGCRDIRAMVLVAAPEGIAAVEKAHPDVQIYTASIDERLNEHGYIIPGLGDAGDKIFGTKQKDA, from the coding sequence ATGCCCACTCGCGAGATCCGCCATCCGCTGATCCGACACAAGCTCGGCCTTATGCGCCGCGCCGACATTAGCACGAAGAACTTCCGTGAGCTTGCTCAGGAAGTCGGAGCGTTGCTCACTTACGAAGCGACCAAGGACTTGCCCCTGGAAAGCTACGAGATTCCTGGTTGGGCCGGTCCCGTCCAGGTCGAGAAAATCGCCGGTAAGAAAATCACCGTGGTGCCGATCCTGCGCGCCGGTATCGGCATGCTCGAAGGCGTGCTCAGCCTGATCCCGGGCGCCAAGGTCAGCGCCGTGGGCGTGGCCCGCAACGAAGAAACGCTGCAGGCCCACACCTACCTGGAAAAACTCGTTCCGGAAATCAACGAGCGCCTGGCGATGATCATCGACCCGATGCTCGCCACCGGCAGCTCCATGGTTGCCACCATCGACCTGCTGAAAAAAGCCGGTTGCCGGGACATCCGCGCCATGGTGCTGGTCGCTGCCCCCGAAGGCATCGCTGCCGTCGAGAAGGCCCACCCGGACGTGCAGATCTACACCGCGTCCATCGATGAGCGTCTGAACGAACACGGCTACATCATCCCAGGCCTGGGCGATGCCGGTGACAAGATCTTCGGCACCAAGCAGAAGGACGCGTGA
- a CDS encoding hypoxanthine-guanine phosphoribosyltransferase, translating to MSADLEHIRQIMHEADCLYTEAQVEEAIAKVGAHITREMADTNPVVFCVMNGGLIFAGKLLTHLQFPLEASYLHATRYRNETSGGDLFWKAKPEVSFIDRDVLIIDDILDEGHTLGAIIDFCKHAGARKVHTAVLIDKDHDRKARPDLKADYVGLPCIDRYIFGYGMDYKGYWRNANGIFAVKGM from the coding sequence ATGTCCGCTGATCTCGAGCATATCCGTCAAATCATGCACGAGGCTGACTGCCTGTACACCGAAGCGCAAGTCGAAGAAGCGATCGCCAAGGTCGGCGCACACATCACCCGTGAAATGGCCGACACCAACCCGGTGGTCTTCTGCGTGATGAACGGTGGCCTGATCTTCGCCGGCAAATTGCTGACCCACCTGCAATTCCCGCTGGAAGCGTCCTACCTGCATGCCACCCGTTATCGCAACGAAACCAGCGGCGGCGACCTGTTCTGGAAGGCCAAGCCGGAAGTCTCGTTCATCGATCGCGACGTGCTGATCATCGATGACATCCTCGACGAAGGTCACACCCTGGGCGCGATCATCGACTTCTGCAAACACGCCGGCGCGCGCAAAGTGCACACCGCCGTGCTGATCGACAAAGACCACGACCGCAAGGCGCGCCCGGACCTGAAAGCCGATTACGTCGGCCTGCCGTGCATCGACCGCTACATCTTCGGTTACGGCATGGACTACAAAGGCTACTGGCGCAACGCCAATGGAATCTTCGCCGTCAAAGGAATGTAA
- a CDS encoding WbuC family cupin fold metalloprotein, producing the protein MARFLDQTLFAELAEKAAASPRGRHHHNFHQMEEPCHRLAVGLQPDTYVPPHRHLSADKAETLLVLQGRLGVLVFSETGEVLAKRVMQAGGECAGVDLPPGVFHGLVVLEPDTVMFECKAGPYRPVGEGELADWAPREGDAGVAEYRRWMLAQFD; encoded by the coding sequence ATGGCCCGCTTTCTTGATCAGACGCTGTTTGCCGAACTGGCCGAGAAAGCGGCCGCCAGCCCTCGTGGCCGACACCACCACAACTTTCATCAAATGGAAGAGCCCTGCCATCGTCTGGCGGTGGGCCTGCAACCGGACACCTATGTGCCGCCTCATCGGCACTTGAGTGCGGACAAGGCGGAAACCTTGCTGGTGCTGCAGGGCCGTTTGGGTGTGCTGGTGTTCAGCGAAACCGGCGAGGTGCTCGCCAAGCGCGTCATGCAGGCGGGCGGTGAGTGCGCGGGTGTCGACCTGCCGCCGGGTGTGTTCCATGGCCTGGTGGTGCTGGAGCCCGACACGGTGATGTTCGAGTGCAAGGCCGGCCCTTATCGTCCGGTGGGCGAGGGCGAACTGGCCGACTGGGCACCCCGTGAAGGTGACGCTGGCGTGGCCGAGTATCGACGCTGGATGCTTGCCCAGTTCGATTGA
- a CDS encoding PA4642 family protein: MRKDKKQVIGDEIGDDQIKLFLDFEPVDATSPSLHKLIKAYRGLRIDDFERFLGFFKEAGLDLDGKDEHGQTFVDLIKDQRNAAEYIELIDNARG, encoded by the coding sequence ATGCGTAAAGATAAGAAACAGGTGATTGGTGATGAGATCGGCGACGATCAGATCAAGTTGTTCCTGGACTTCGAGCCGGTCGACGCGACTTCACCGTCCCTGCACAAACTGATCAAGGCCTACCGTGGCCTGCGTATCGACGACTTCGAACGGTTCCTGGGCTTCTTCAAGGAAGCCGGCCTGGACCTCGACGGCAAGGATGAGCATGGCCAGACCTTTGTCGATCTGATCAAGGACCAGCGTAATGCCGCCGAATACATCGAGCTGATCGATAACGCCCGCGGCTGA
- the mqo gene encoding malate dehydrogenase (quinone), whose amino-acid sequence MAHNEAVDVVLVGAGIMSATLAVLLKELDPGLKLEVVELMDSGAAESSNPWNNAGTGHAGLCELNYTPQAADGSIDIKKAVHINTQFEVSKQFWAYLTKKGTFGSSKSFISPVPHLSFVQGEKGVDFLKKRFESLRQHHAFSDMHYTEDRNEMAEWMPLMMPGRPLDEKIAATRVMNGTDVNFGALTNQLLSHLTSSADAQVKYSKRVTGLKRNGAGWTVSIKDVNSGNSREVDAKFVFLGAGGAALPLLQASGIEESKGFGGFPVSGQWLRCDNPEVVKHHQAKVYSQAAVGSPPMSVPHLDTRVVDGKKSLLFGPYAGFTTKFLKHGSFLDLPLSIRAGNIGPMLAVARDNMDLTKYLVSEVRQSMEQRLESLRRFYPEAKAEDWRLEVAGQRVQIIKKDPKKGGVLQFGTELVAAKDGSLAALLGASPGASVTVSIMLELIEKCFPSKASGEWAAKLQEIFPAREKVLETDAELYRKINTQNNISLELVAPAAETESYA is encoded by the coding sequence ATGGCGCATAACGAAGCAGTCGACGTAGTACTGGTAGGGGCCGGCATCATGAGTGCCACCCTGGCCGTACTGCTCAAAGAGCTCGACCCCGGCCTCAAGCTGGAAGTCGTTGAGCTGATGGATTCGGGTGCCGCGGAAAGTTCCAACCCGTGGAACAACGCCGGTACCGGCCACGCCGGCCTGTGTGAGCTGAACTACACACCGCAGGCTGCCGATGGCTCCATCGACATCAAGAAAGCCGTGCACATCAACACCCAGTTCGAGGTGTCGAAGCAGTTCTGGGCGTACCTGACCAAAAAGGGCACCTTTGGCTCGTCCAAGTCCTTTATCAGCCCGGTGCCGCACTTGAGCTTCGTGCAGGGCGAAAAAGGCGTGGACTTCCTCAAGAAGCGCTTTGAATCCCTCCGCCAGCACCACGCGTTTTCGGACATGCACTACACCGAAGACCGCAACGAAATGGCCGAGTGGATGCCGCTGATGATGCCGGGCCGTCCGCTCGACGAAAAAATCGCGGCCACCCGCGTGATGAACGGCACGGACGTCAACTTCGGCGCGCTGACCAACCAACTGCTCAGCCACCTGACCAGCTCGGCAGACGCCCAGGTCAAGTACAGCAAGCGTGTAACCGGCCTCAAGCGCAACGGCGCGGGCTGGACCGTGAGCATCAAGGACGTCAACAGCGGCAACAGCCGTGAAGTGGACGCCAAGTTTGTGTTCCTTGGCGCCGGTGGCGCAGCCCTGCCGCTGCTGCAAGCCTCGGGCATCGAGGAAAGCAAAGGTTTTGGCGGCTTCCCGGTCAGCGGCCAGTGGCTGCGTTGCGACAACCCGGAAGTGGTCAAGCACCACCAGGCCAAGGTCTACAGCCAGGCTGCCGTGGGCTCGCCACCGATGTCCGTGCCGCATCTGGACACCCGCGTGGTGGATGGCAAGAAGTCCCTGCTGTTCGGGCCATACGCCGGTTTCACCACCAAGTTCCTCAAGCACGGTTCGTTCCTCGACCTACCCCTGTCGATTCGTGCCGGCAACATCGGCCCGATGCTGGCCGTGGCGCGCGACAACATGGACCTGACCAAGTACCTGGTCAGCGAAGTGCGCCAATCCATGGAGCAGCGCCTGGAATCCCTGCGCCGCTTCTACCCTGAGGCGAAAGCCGAAGACTGGCGCCTGGAAGTGGCCGGTCAACGGGTGCAGATCATCAAGAAAGACCCGAAGAAAGGCGGTGTGCTGCAATTTGGTACCGAGCTGGTCGCGGCCAAAGATGGTTCGTTGGCCGCGCTGCTGGGTGCGTCCCCGGGTGCTTCGGTGACCGTTTCGATCATGCTGGAACTGATCGAGAAGTGCTTCCCAAGCAAAGCGTCGGGTGAATGGGCCGCCAAGCTGCAGGAAATTTTCCCGGCGCGGGAAAAGGTCCTGGAGACGGATGCCGAGCTGTATCGCAAGATCAACACGCAGAACAACATCAGCCTTGAGCTGGTGGCACCTGCCGCCGAGACCGAAAGCTACGCTTGA
- a CDS encoding YajG family lipoprotein, whose amino-acid sequence MLQRLLFGLITVTSLTLVGCANSPQQLTPEPKITTQLAPVGHGQPVSVRVVDGRPSPTLGSRGGLYPETALVSVNAQDVLPKLQAQAEAAVRLLGFTPSPNAPGAPQLTITLAELKYQSPKDGLYVTEASIGATFKSDVSAGTRRYSGRYGASLNQRFGMSPNQETNTKLVSDVLSDALTRLFKDPSIGSLLSAQ is encoded by the coding sequence ATGTTGCAACGCCTGTTGTTCGGTTTGATCACTGTGACCAGTTTGACCCTGGTTGGCTGCGCCAACAGCCCGCAACAACTGACCCCGGAACCGAAGATCACCACCCAGCTGGCGCCAGTGGGCCACGGCCAGCCGGTATCGGTACGAGTGGTGGATGGTCGTCCATCGCCGACGCTCGGCTCGCGCGGTGGCCTGTACCCGGAAACCGCCCTGGTGTCGGTGAACGCTCAAGACGTGCTGCCCAAGCTGCAGGCCCAGGCCGAAGCCGCCGTGCGCCTGCTGGGTTTCACCCCAAGCCCCAACGCCCCAGGCGCTCCGCAGTTGACGATCACCCTGGCTGAATTGAAGTATCAGTCGCCTAAAGACGGCCTGTACGTGACCGAAGCGTCCATCGGCGCGACCTTCAAGTCCGACGTCAGCGCCGGCACCCGTCGCTACAGTGGTCGCTATGGCGCGTCCCTGAACCAGCGTTTCGGTATGTCGCCGAACCAGGAAACCAACACCAAGCTGGTCAGCGACGTCCTGAGCGACGCCTTGACCCGTCTGTTCAAGGACCCAAGCATCGGTTCGCTGCTCAGCGCGCAATAA
- a CDS encoding 1-acyl-sn-glycerol-3-phosphate acyltransferase, giving the protein MGEFDTIRPYNDSEVPAVLARLFSDKAFLDILTHFRFPRFAGALGWLLKPMIARKLRREFAGVTTVATLQDKVEYYVDHTIDRATDGVTYTGVEQLKSGTAYLFLANHRDIVMDPAFVNYAVYHAGLPTPRIAIGDNLLQKPFVSDLMRLNKSFIVHRSITGRKEKMAAYNLLSAYINHSIRNDCQSIWIAQAEGRAKDGDDRTESAILKMFHVSRKDEPFAEVIQSLNLTPVSISYEYDPCDTAKARELYIRATTGTYSKAPGEDDVSIALGITGYKGRVHINFAPPITERFEDTKLLAVEMDRQILGGYRLFPVHYLAYQQWSDADPQLQVPTAAEVFPADELAKAKAEWERRLNECPAEHRPFLVVQYATPVRNQYRVKAGIPL; this is encoded by the coding sequence ATGGGCGAATTCGATACCATCCGACCTTACAACGACAGCGAAGTCCCGGCAGTGCTGGCACGTCTGTTCAGTGACAAGGCCTTTCTGGACATCCTGACCCACTTCCGCTTCCCGCGCTTTGCCGGCGCCCTGGGCTGGCTGCTCAAGCCGATGATCGCCCGCAAATTGCGCCGTGAATTCGCCGGCGTCACCACCGTGGCCACGCTGCAGGACAAAGTCGAGTATTACGTCGACCACACCATTGACCGAGCGACCGACGGTGTGACCTACACGGGCGTCGAGCAGCTCAAGTCCGGCACCGCCTACCTGTTCCTGGCCAACCACCGCGATATCGTGATGGACCCGGCCTTCGTCAACTATGCCGTCTACCACGCCGGCCTGCCGACGCCACGCATCGCCATTGGCGACAATCTGCTGCAAAAGCCGTTTGTCAGCGACCTGATGCGCCTGAACAAGAGCTTCATCGTGCACCGCTCGATCACCGGACGAAAGGAGAAGATGGCGGCTTACAACCTGCTGTCGGCCTATATCAACCATTCGATCCGCAACGACTGCCAATCCATCTGGATCGCCCAGGCCGAAGGGCGCGCCAAGGATGGCGATGACCGCACCGAGTCGGCGATCCTCAAGATGTTCCACGTCAGCCGCAAGGACGAGCCGTTTGCCGAGGTGATCCAGTCGCTGAACCTGACGCCCGTGTCGATCAGCTACGAGTACGACCCCTGCGATACCGCCAAGGCACGCGAGTTGTACATCCGCGCCACCACCGGCACCTACAGCAAGGCACCGGGCGAGGATGACGTAAGCATCGCCTTGGGCATCACGGGCTACAAGGGCCGGGTGCACATCAACTTCGCGCCGCCGATTACCGAGCGTTTCGAAGACACCAAGCTGCTGGCCGTGGAAATGGATCGGCAGATTCTCGGCGGTTACCGGTTGTTCCCGGTGCACTACCTGGCCTACCAGCAATGGAGCGACGCCGACCCGCAACTGCAGGTGCCGACGGCAGCCGAGGTGTTCCCGGCGGATGAACTGGCCAAGGCCAAGGCTGAATGGGAGCGCCGCCTGAACGAATGCCCGGCCGAGCACCGGCCATTCCTGGTGGTGCAGTATGCAACCCCGGTGCGTAATCAATATCGAGTTAAAGCCGGAATACCTTTGTAA
- a CDS encoding CPXCG motif-containing cysteine-rich protein: MLESATYDCPYCGEVVETTVDLSGGDQTYIEDCQVCCRPIIFDLQVHGEEWMLETRSENE, encoded by the coding sequence ATGCTGGAAAGCGCGACGTACGATTGTCCTTATTGTGGTGAAGTGGTCGAGACAACGGTGGATTTGTCGGGCGGTGATCAGACCTATATAGAAGACTGCCAGGTGTGTTGCCGGCCGATCATTTTCGATCTGCAGGTCCATGGTGAAGAATGGATGCTTGAAACCCGCAGCGAAAATGAATAA
- a CDS encoding putative signal transducing protein: protein MQRIYEPENLMEGELLQQMLASEGIEAHLVGRHLLGGTGELPIFGLLGLEVDNDRAVDARALITAYIGAQPLPGDEPDSFPDVLVC, encoded by the coding sequence ATGCAGCGAATCTACGAACCGGAAAACCTGATGGAAGGCGAGTTGCTGCAGCAGATGCTCGCCAGCGAGGGCATCGAAGCGCACCTGGTGGGCCGCCATTTGCTGGGCGGCACCGGCGAATTGCCGATCTTCGGTCTATTGGGCCTGGAGGTGGACAACGACCGGGCCGTTGACGCCCGCGCGCTGATCACTGCCTATATTGGCGCGCAACCCTTGCCCGGCGACGAACCGGACAGCTTCCCCGACGTGCTGGTCTGTTAG